A portion of the Pedobacter cryoconitis genome contains these proteins:
- a CDS encoding acetate/propionate family kinase, translating to MKSKLSSYILCLNSGSSSLKFSLYDPVSRQMEIAGVINAIGTLNGWFKVSDSRGTLLKNEAGLFKDMHTAVESLTKWLDEHQSKYPLTAIGHRVVQGGPDHRAPEMLTEQLLKTLKQFIFLAPNHLPEELAIIHIFLEKFRNLPQVVCFDTFFHRDMPFCGHHYPLSSKYTSKDLIRYGFHGLSYEYIMLRLKAKHIPIKSKKIIIAHLGNGASLVAVKNGCSIDTTMGVSPIGGLVMSTRSGDLDPGAILFLLKHNKLSVDELDNLLSKESGLKAIAGTGDVRELLEVGHTNATAAKALALFCYTVRKQIGALTAAMGGLDILVFTGGIGENLAVIRSRICKDLAFFGIALDSRLNLCNREVISSEKSRVLVHVIKTNEELVIARHTQNMVQLK from the coding sequence ATGAAAAGTAAGCTTTCTTCCTATATTTTATGTTTGAATTCAGGCTCTTCGAGTTTAAAGTTTAGTCTTTATGATCCTGTTTCCAGGCAAATGGAAATTGCAGGAGTAATTAATGCTATAGGAACATTAAATGGATGGTTTAAAGTCAGTGACAGTCGGGGTACTTTACTGAAAAATGAGGCCGGGTTGTTCAAGGATATGCATACCGCAGTTGAGTCGTTAACCAAATGGCTGGATGAGCATCAAAGTAAATATCCATTGACTGCTATAGGGCATAGAGTGGTACAAGGAGGGCCTGATCACAGGGCACCTGAAATGCTGACTGAACAACTATTGAAAACACTAAAGCAGTTCATTTTTCTTGCGCCTAACCACTTACCAGAGGAGCTTGCAATAATTCATATATTTCTGGAAAAGTTCAGAAATCTGCCACAAGTTGTTTGTTTTGATACTTTTTTCCACCGTGATATGCCCTTTTGTGGCCATCACTATCCTTTATCATCGAAGTATACTAGTAAAGATCTGATCCGATATGGATTTCATGGTCTGTCTTATGAATATATTATGCTTAGGCTTAAAGCCAAGCACATACCCATAAAAAGCAAAAAGATTATAATTGCTCATTTGGGGAATGGAGCGAGCCTGGTTGCTGTAAAAAATGGATGTTCTATAGACACAACTATGGGTGTTAGTCCAATTGGCGGGCTTGTGATGAGCACACGCAGTGGAGATCTTGATCCCGGAGCAATATTGTTCTTATTAAAGCATAACAAACTCTCGGTAGATGAATTAGATAATTTATTGAGTAAGGAGTCTGGGCTGAAGGCAATTGCCGGAACAGGCGATGTAAGAGAGTTATTGGAAGTTGGGCATACTAATGCAACTGCTGCCAAGGCCCTGGCTTTGTTTTGTTATACAGTCAGAAAACAGATAGGAGCATTAACAGCTGCTATGGGTGGCTTAGATATTCTTGTATTTACGGGGGGAATAGGGGAGAATCTGGCTGTTATTCGTAGCCGGATTTGTAAAGATCTTGCTTTCTTCGGAATAGCATTAGACAGCAGGTTAAATCTTTGCAACCGTGAAGTTATTTCCTCAGAAAAAAGCCGGGTTCTGGTTCACGTAATTAAAACAAATGAAGAACTGGTCATTGCCAGGCATACTCAAAATATGGTCCAACTTAAATAA
- a CDS encoding phosphoketolase yields the protein MNVISDQTIEKMHAYWQAANFLAAGQIYLQDNPLLTSPLKPEHIKPRLLGHWGTSPGLNLIYVHLNRLINETDADILYVCGPGHGAPAIVANTYLEGTYTEVYPAITQDKTGMKQLFRQFSTPGGIPSHVSAHTPGSVHEGGELGYALSHAFGAAFDNSELIVACVIGDGEAETGPLAGSWIGASFLNPMRDGAVLPILHLNGYKISGPTVLARKNDEALTQLFKGQGYEVFFVEGNDPMTVHRQFAEVLDEVYRKIKLIQQNARIRGTFNDIYWPMIILRTPKGWTGPKEWNHVPIEDTFHAHQVPLAGVKEDSGKLKLLEEWMLSYQPEKLFDQDGRLIPEVAAMAPSGNKRMSASAYSNGGLLLKELILPDFKDYALPILAPGKMEAESTRNLGRFIRDVFKLNAERKNFRLFCPDETTSNRLEAVFQVTKRCFMEQIIDKDESLSRDGRVMEVLSEHLCEGWLEGYLLTGRHGVFPCYEAFVTIVDSMFSQYAKWIKTSKELPWRKPVASLNYLLTSHVWRQDNNGYSHQGPGFIDTVANKKNTVIRIYLPPDANTLLSVMDHCFRSKDFVNVIIAGKQPELQWLTIEEAVEHCRAGASEWKWAGNAGKEAPDVILGCAGDVPTLETVAAASLLREHLPELKVRLINVVDLMSLSPVAYHPHGMSEEVFESLFSKTTPVIFAFHGYVRIIHDLVHGRPDPARFHVRGYMEEGTTTTPFDMVVLNQMSRYHLAMEAVKRVPHFHQQADSFIAYCEGKLKEHKNYICTYLDDMPEIKNWKWIDKPIIEK from the coding sequence ATGAATGTAATTTCTGATCAAACCATTGAAAAAATGCACGCCTACTGGCAGGCAGCCAACTTTCTTGCTGCCGGGCAAATCTATCTTCAAGATAATCCTTTATTAACAAGCCCGTTGAAGCCGGAGCATATTAAGCCCCGTTTACTTGGTCATTGGGGAACTTCACCAGGGTTGAACCTGATTTATGTTCATCTCAACAGATTGATTAACGAAACAGATGCTGACATCTTGTATGTTTGTGGCCCTGGACACGGAGCTCCGGCTATCGTTGCAAACACTTATCTGGAAGGTACGTATACAGAAGTTTATCCCGCAATTACACAAGATAAAACCGGAATGAAGCAGTTATTCAGACAGTTTTCTACTCCAGGAGGGATTCCAAGCCACGTAAGTGCACATACACCAGGGTCAGTTCATGAAGGCGGGGAGCTAGGTTATGCACTTTCACATGCATTTGGTGCTGCTTTTGACAACTCAGAATTGATTGTGGCTTGCGTGATAGGCGATGGGGAGGCAGAAACAGGCCCATTGGCCGGCAGCTGGATCGGAGCCTCGTTTTTGAACCCGATGAGAGATGGCGCTGTATTGCCAATTCTCCATTTAAACGGATACAAAATATCTGGCCCGACAGTATTGGCCCGTAAAAATGATGAAGCCTTAACCCAGTTATTCAAAGGGCAGGGATATGAAGTGTTTTTTGTGGAAGGAAATGATCCTATGACTGTACATCGCCAGTTCGCAGAAGTACTTGATGAGGTATATCGCAAAATTAAGCTCATCCAGCAAAATGCAAGAATCAGGGGTACATTTAACGATATCTATTGGCCGATGATTATTTTGAGAACCCCTAAAGGATGGACAGGTCCTAAAGAATGGAACCATGTCCCTATAGAGGATACCTTCCATGCACATCAGGTTCCTTTGGCTGGTGTTAAAGAAGATTCTGGGAAATTAAAATTGCTGGAAGAATGGATGCTGAGTTATCAACCCGAAAAGCTATTTGATCAGGATGGACGGCTTATCCCAGAGGTTGCTGCTATGGCTCCATCAGGCAATAAAAGAATGAGTGCATCTGCCTATAGTAATGGCGGTCTTTTGCTGAAAGAATTAATTTTACCGGATTTTAAGGATTATGCACTCCCAATTTTAGCACCTGGAAAGATGGAAGCAGAAAGTACCCGGAATTTGGGCCGTTTTATAAGAGATGTTTTTAAACTGAATGCGGAAAGAAAAAACTTCAGACTATTCTGCCCGGATGAAACTACTTCTAATCGGTTGGAAGCAGTATTCCAGGTTACTAAGCGATGTTTCATGGAGCAAATTATCGATAAAGATGAAAGTCTCTCCCGGGATGGCCGTGTGATGGAAGTGCTGAGTGAGCATCTTTGTGAGGGCTGGCTGGAAGGATATCTATTAACAGGCAGGCACGGAGTTTTTCCTTGTTATGAAGCATTTGTGACCATTGTGGATTCGATGTTCAGTCAATATGCCAAGTGGATTAAAACTTCTAAAGAATTGCCCTGGCGCAAACCAGTGGCTTCACTGAATTACCTGTTAACGTCACATGTATGGAGACAAGATAACAACGGGTACAGCCATCAGGGGCCAGGATTTATTGATACTGTGGCCAATAAAAAGAATACAGTGATCCGTATCTATTTACCGCCTGATGCAAATACACTTTTATCTGTAATGGATCATTGTTTTCGCAGCAAAGACTTTGTAAATGTAATTATAGCTGGTAAACAACCTGAATTGCAATGGTTAACAATAGAAGAAGCGGTTGAACATTGCAGAGCAGGAGCATCTGAATGGAAATGGGCTGGAAACGCAGGGAAAGAAGCTCCTGATGTGATCTTAGGCTGTGCAGGAGATGTTCCTACGCTTGAAACGGTAGCTGCGGCAAGTCTTTTGCGGGAACATTTGCCAGAATTAAAAGTACGTTTGATTAATGTAGTTGATCTGATGTCTTTATCGCCGGTGGCTTATCATCCTCATGGCATGAGTGAAGAAGTTTTTGAATCACTATTTTCTAAGACTACTCCGGTAATTTTCGCTTTTCATGGTTATGTCCGTATTATTCACGACCTGGTACATGGACGGCCAGATCCGGCAAGGTTTCATGTTAGAGGGTATATGGAAGAAGGAACGACAACTACGCCATTCGATATGGTCGTGCTGAATCAGATGAGCCGTTATCACCTGGCAATGGAAGCCGTAAAAAGAGTACCTCATTTCCATCAGCAAGCAGATTCGTTTATTGCTTATTGTGAAGGTAAACTAAAGGAGCATAAAAATTATATCTGTACTTATCTCGATGATATGCCCGAAATAAAGAATTGGAAATGGATAGATAAGCCAATTATTGAAAAATAA
- a CDS encoding VIT1/CCC1 transporter family protein has translation MELEEHYTNRSGWLRAAVLGANDGILSTTSLAIGIAAASTTREPIVLAALAGLVAGALSMAAGEYVSVSSQSDIETADLKREKMELEKMPEIELKELAKLYQQRGLEENLALQVAMQLTAHDALGAHARDELGINEITQAKPMQAALASAGSFITGGMLPMLVSIFAPLHLMVICQYSFSIVFLAISAIVAAQAGGSSMGKAVIRICFWGTAAMLMTAAVGYLFGVKTT, from the coding sequence ATGGAACTTGAAGAACATTACACCAATAGAAGCGGTTGGTTAAGAGCAGCAGTTTTAGGCGCAAATGACGGTATTCTTTCTACAACCAGTCTGGCCATTGGCATTGCCGCAGCGAGTACAACACGAGAACCAATTGTATTGGCTGCCTTAGCAGGATTGGTTGCCGGAGCGTTGTCTATGGCTGCCGGAGAATACGTTTCTGTGAGTTCACAATCGGATATTGAAACTGCCGATTTGAAAAGGGAGAAAATGGAATTGGAAAAGATGCCCGAAATTGAACTGAAAGAGCTAGCCAAACTTTACCAGCAGAGAGGCCTGGAAGAAAATCTGGCCTTGCAGGTTGCTATGCAGCTCACTGCGCATGACGCTTTAGGTGCACATGCGAGGGATGAACTTGGTATCAATGAGATTACCCAGGCAAAACCAATGCAAGCTGCTTTAGCTTCGGCAGGCTCATTTATCACGGGCGGAATGCTCCCAATGTTGGTTTCCATTTTCGCGCCACTTCACCTGATGGTCATTTGTCAATATAGTTTTTCGATCGTATTTTTAGCTATTTCTGCAATTGTTGCGGCTCAGGCAGGCGGATCCTCTATGGGCAAAGCTGTTATCCGGATTTGTTTTTGGGGAACAGCAGCGATGTTAATGACTGCTGCTGTAGGCTATCTTTTCGGTGTTAAAACGACATAG
- a CDS encoding cytochrome b/b6 domain-containing protein — MAIIEPLRNDIDHLAKLKKHSKSVRLWHWLNLLVITGSLLTVLLNSTLFDVKSNTKFILQQSDTSITAQQAKDIAHGMEDQIWSIHIYFGYTLAALFLFRLLSVFSPSTRQGFFGNLKSAYQAYRKHSKESHAALHEFTVKCLYLIFYSLLVLMVLTGLSMTFDQELGISQNLSHSIKGFHGFCMYLILIFILVHIVGVLLAERKESKGIVSDMINGGKT; from the coding sequence ATGGCTATCATTGAACCATTAAGAAACGACATTGATCATCTTGCTAAATTGAAAAAGCACAGCAAATCTGTCAGGCTGTGGCATTGGCTAAATCTGCTGGTCATTACCGGATCGCTACTCACAGTGCTGTTAAACTCAACTTTATTCGATGTAAAAAGTAATACCAAATTTATACTACAGCAATCTGATACGTCAATAACCGCTCAACAAGCCAAAGATATAGCACATGGTATGGAAGATCAGATTTGGAGTATCCATATTTACTTTGGTTATACACTTGCAGCATTATTCTTGTTCCGGCTGCTCTCTGTATTTTCTCCGTCTACAAGGCAAGGCTTTTTCGGTAACTTAAAAAGTGCTTACCAGGCTTATCGTAAACATAGTAAGGAATCTCATGCAGCCTTACACGAGTTTACGGTTAAATGCTTGTACCTCATTTTCTATTCATTACTTGTCCTCATGGTTTTAACAGGCTTATCTATGACATTTGATCAGGAATTAGGCATCAGTCAAAATCTAAGTCACAGCATTAAAGGATTTCATGGTTTTTGTATGTATTTAATCCTGATCTTTATCTTGGTACATATCGTTGGTGTACTGCTGGCAGAACGGAAAGAAAGCAAAGGGATAGTATCAGACATGATTAACGGAGGAAAAACATAA
- a CDS encoding DUF3570 domain-containing protein: protein MRKIYLHVLLLFLGVLSAHGQIKIKPAPADSSNYQSRKLKLDEINLVSAYYHQNGNNSAVTGGIGTEKLTDFANTIDLQMSNFNKAGKKNTFLFELGVDHYTSASSDKIDPSTISSASMADTRIYPSLNWTQSNEKTGNAFGFTGSFSREYDYQSLGAGFNLTRLSKDKNTQFDFKLQAFLDTWKVILPIELRPATSGNGREPRSEGSSPRNSFSTSFSISQVINPKLQALIIIEPAYQKGLLATKYQRDYFTDGSLRAETLPDKRYKLPIAARLNYFATDQVIIRTYYRYFMDNWGIRAHTAEIEVPVKLTSFISLSPFYRYNKQTGTRYFAPYGQHDTSATYFTSDYDLSTLNSDFYGAGIRLAPPHGVFGWQHLNMLELRYGHYSRSTGLVSNIITLNLKVK, encoded by the coding sequence ATGAGAAAGATTTATCTGCATGTACTGCTGCTGTTCCTCGGTGTTTTAAGTGCCCATGGACAAATTAAAATCAAACCTGCCCCTGCCGACAGCAGTAATTATCAAAGCAGGAAACTTAAACTAGACGAGATCAACCTGGTATCGGCGTACTATCATCAAAACGGCAACAATTCGGCCGTTACAGGTGGCATTGGAACTGAAAAACTGACAGATTTCGCTAATACAATCGATCTGCAAATGTCCAATTTCAATAAAGCAGGCAAGAAAAACACCTTTTTGTTTGAACTGGGTGTAGATCATTATACTTCTGCTTCTTCTGATAAGATTGATCCAAGTACGATTTCTTCAGCATCGATGGCCGATACTCGTATTTATCCATCTTTAAACTGGACGCAAAGCAATGAAAAAACCGGAAATGCTTTTGGTTTTACAGGTTCTTTCTCCAGGGAATATGATTATCAGTCACTAGGTGCAGGGTTTAACCTGACCCGCTTATCGAAAGATAAAAATACTCAGTTTGATTTTAAACTACAGGCATTTTTAGATACATGGAAAGTCATTTTGCCTATTGAACTGAGGCCCGCAACAAGCGGCAACGGTCGTGAACCGAGAAGTGAAGGCTCTAGCCCAAGAAATTCATTCAGCACTTCTTTCTCTATTTCACAGGTTATCAATCCAAAACTTCAGGCACTGATTATTATTGAACCTGCTTATCAAAAGGGTTTACTAGCCACCAAATACCAACGTGATTATTTTACAGATGGTTCTTTAAGAGCAGAAACGCTACCTGATAAAAGATATAAATTACCTATTGCCGCAAGGTTAAACTACTTTGCCACTGACCAGGTGATTATACGGACTTATTACCGTTATTTTATGGATAACTGGGGCATCAGAGCACATACCGCAGAAATAGAAGTTCCGGTGAAACTCACCTCATTTATCTCCTTAAGTCCATTTTACCGCTATAACAAGCAAACAGGAACCCGATATTTTGCACCCTATGGGCAACATGATACTTCTGCTACCTATTTTACCAGTGATTATGACCTGTCAACCCTGAACAGTGATTTTTATGGGGCGGGAATCCGGCTTGCACCTCCGCACGGTGTATTTGGCTGGCAACATCTGAATATGCTAGAACTGAGATACGGACACTATAGCAGATCTACAGGATTGGTTTCCAACATCATTACTTTAAATTTAAAAGTAAAATAA
- a CDS encoding DUF4266 domain-containing protein, producing the protein MRKSIPIAVLLGSGIFAISLLSACATVKPYQKNKLNDFEMALSSRTAQKFEQSFQLYREGGSGANGGKSGGGCGCN; encoded by the coding sequence ATGAGAAAGTCCATTCCAATAGCAGTATTACTCGGCTCGGGCATTTTTGCAATAAGCCTGCTGAGCGCATGTGCAACAGTAAAACCGTATCAGAAAAATAAGCTCAATGATTTTGAAATGGCTTTATCCTCCCGAACAGCGCAAAAGTTTGAACAGAGTTTCCAGTTATACCGTGAGGGTGGTTCTGGTGCCAATGGTGGCAAAAGCGGTGGTGGTTGTGGTTGTAACTAA
- a CDS encoding FAD:protein FMN transferase, with protein MADATYNRVLKLMGNRFEFTVIAGHETAGEKAIDAAIAEVSRIEELLSTFKQTSQTSLINQCAGIKPVKVDPEVIELIQRAVKISDITQGAFDISYGSIDKSLWNFDVNMTSLPDFETARQSVSLINYQHVIIDPENSTVMLKQKGMRIGFGGIGKGYAADRAKQVLQRIGIEHGIVNAAGDLITWGSQSTGKPWTIGIADPDQSSRPFSALNISNMAIATSGDYEKYATINGRRYSHTIDPKTGLPVSGIKSVSIICPSAELADALATPVIVMGVQIGLDLINQLKHVACIIIDDQDQLYTSKNINVKQ; from the coding sequence ATGGCAGACGCAACTTACAATAGGGTATTAAAACTCATGGGTAACCGTTTTGAGTTTACGGTAATTGCGGGTCATGAAACTGCTGGCGAAAAAGCTATTGATGCAGCTATAGCCGAGGTTAGCAGGATTGAAGAATTACTGAGTACATTCAAACAGACCAGCCAGACTAGCCTCATCAATCAATGTGCAGGTATAAAGCCCGTTAAAGTTGATCCCGAAGTGATTGAGCTCATTCAGCGTGCAGTAAAAATATCAGACATTACCCAGGGTGCCTTCGACATTAGCTATGGCTCTATCGATAAAAGCCTTTGGAACTTTGATGTCAATATGACCTCCCTGCCAGATTTTGAAACAGCACGTCAATCGGTCAGCCTGATCAACTACCAGCATGTAATTATAGATCCTGAAAATTCTACGGTCATGCTTAAACAAAAAGGCATGCGGATCGGGTTTGGTGGCATAGGAAAAGGATATGCAGCCGACAGGGCTAAACAAGTATTGCAGCGTATAGGAATCGAACACGGAATAGTAAATGCAGCAGGTGACCTGATTACCTGGGGCAGCCAATCAACTGGCAAGCCCTGGACAATTGGCATCGCCGATCCTGATCAAAGCAGCCGCCCTTTTTCTGCGCTAAACATTAGCAATATGGCTATTGCAACATCTGGCGATTATGAAAAGTATGCTACTATAAATGGTCGCAGATACTCCCATACGATTGATCCCAAGACGGGTTTACCGGTTAGCGGAATTAAAAGTGTAAGCATCATTTGTCCAAGCGCCGAACTAGCCGATGCACTCGCCACACCTGTGATCGTGATGGGTGTGCAGATAGGCCTTGATTTGATCAACCAGTTAAAACATGTGGCCTGTATCATTATAGATGACCAGGATCAGCTATATACTTCGAAGAACATTAATGTAAAACAATGA
- a CDS encoding thioredoxin family protein yields MKLLLIILLSILPGSLSWMSNFTQAQQQAKNTHQQILVNFSGSDWCGPCIRLRKEILESDFFETYAKAHLVLVRADFPRQKKNQLSAEQIKLNEALAEKYNPDGKFPYTLLLDENGKVLKSWDGYPNETPEKFVQEITSTKSVNK; encoded by the coding sequence ATGAAACTATTACTAATCATACTATTATCAATTCTTCCTGGTTCGTTAAGCTGGATGAGCAATTTTACCCAGGCACAACAGCAGGCTAAAAACACTCATCAACAAATTCTGGTTAATTTCTCTGGGTCAGATTGGTGCGGCCCCTGCATCCGTTTAAGAAAAGAAATCTTAGAATCAGACTTTTTTGAAACTTATGCTAAAGCTCATTTAGTATTAGTACGTGCAGATTTCCCACGGCAAAAGAAAAACCAGTTGTCTGCCGAACAGATTAAACTAAATGAAGCCCTGGCAGAAAAATATAACCCTGATGGTAAATTCCCTTACACCCTGCTGCTGGATGAAAATGGGAAAGTTTTAAAATCATGGGACGGCTATCCTAATGAAACTCCTGAAAAATTTGTTCAGGAAATCACAAGCACTAAATCTGTTAATAAATAA
- a CDS encoding sensor histidine kinase, whose protein sequence is MKLFSSYNRILAIITLTGLIVIGFLFYQTLGQYINKQIDDHLYEELLEVRDFTHVKNILPSPDGFDDVIVDYKKINKLSDQRKYFADTTFYNPKKKHDESARYLKTELILNGQPYEVMIMASKLERQEQIKSIILIILLPVIVLLLILWLVNRILIQRMWLPFRQLLINIKAFNINQENVFEPVQTNIEEFRELSNAVLEVSLKVKSDYKEIKLFTENASHEMMTPLAVINSKLDTMLQFNTLGKEESEILADLYKATSKLTKLNQSLLLLVKIDNDQLQDKEEIDIKALIEEKIGYFQELIQRRELQVETRISAFSVFANRSLIEILINNLFSNAIRHNNDGGSMMITIKNDSLIFSNTGLPTALHSQKIFERFYKDNASDGTGLGLAILKQVCLKQNYELSYNYNQECHQFIINFKSFGDKSQLITL, encoded by the coding sequence ATGAAATTATTCAGCAGTTATAACAGGATCTTGGCTATCATCACACTCACAGGTCTTATTGTTATAGGATTTCTTTTTTATCAAACGCTCGGACAATATATCAATAAACAGATTGATGATCATCTTTACGAGGAGCTTCTCGAGGTACGTGACTTTACGCACGTTAAAAACATCCTCCCATCCCCGGATGGATTTGATGATGTTATTGTTGACTATAAAAAAATAAACAAGCTATCTGATCAACGTAAATATTTCGCCGATACAACTTTCTACAATCCTAAAAAGAAACACGATGAATCAGCAAGGTATCTGAAAACAGAATTAATCTTAAACGGACAACCATACGAAGTGATGATCATGGCTTCTAAACTTGAGCGGCAGGAACAGATCAAAAGTATTATTCTGATTATTTTATTACCAGTAATTGTTTTGTTATTGATTTTATGGCTGGTCAACAGAATTCTGATTCAAAGAATGTGGCTGCCATTCCGCCAATTGTTAATCAACATCAAAGCATTTAACATTAACCAGGAGAATGTATTTGAGCCGGTTCAAACCAATATTGAAGAATTCAGAGAGCTGAGTAATGCCGTTCTTGAAGTATCGCTGAAAGTAAAATCAGATTACAAAGAGATTAAGCTGTTTACTGAAAATGCATCCCATGAAATGATGACACCCCTTGCAGTGATCAATTCCAAACTTGACACTATGCTGCAATTTAATACACTCGGTAAAGAAGAGAGTGAAATTCTGGCCGATCTGTATAAGGCTACCTCAAAATTGACGAAGTTAAATCAATCACTCCTGCTGTTAGTCAAAATTGACAATGATCAGCTTCAGGACAAAGAAGAAATCGACATTAAAGCACTAATTGAGGAGAAAATCGGCTATTTCCAGGAGCTCATTCAAAGAAGAGAGCTACAGGTAGAAACAAGGATCAGCGCATTCTCTGTCTTTGCAAACCGTTCTTTAATAGAGATATTAATCAATAATCTTTTCAGCAATGCGATAAGACACAATAACGATGGTGGCTCAATGATGATTACCATAAAAAATGATAGCCTTATATTTTCAAACACTGGCTTACCTACCGCGCTTCATTCTCAAAAGATTTTTGAAAGATTCTATAAAGACAATGCTTCAGACGGTACAGGTCTGGGCCTGGCCATTCTGAAACAGGTCTGTTTAAAACAAAACTATGAATTGAGTTACAATTATAATCAGGAATGTCACCAATTCATTATCAATTTTAAAAGCTTCGGGGATAAAAGTCAGTTAATAACGCTTTAA
- a CDS encoding response regulator transcription factor, which translates to MKFLIVEDEEGLRNSINQYLTVEGNICDHASTYEQGYQKLSIYDYDCILLDLTLPDGEGLQLLKYLKKINKADGVLIISARNSLDQKIEGLSLGADDYLIKPFHLSELYARVQSIVRRRHFNGNSILHFNEIEIDTTAKETKVNGKPIYLTRKEFELLLYFVVNKNKVISKAAAVIHIWGDDADMADSFDFIYTHIKNVRKKLTDSGCKDYFHSVYGVGYKFTDS; encoded by the coding sequence ATGAAATTTCTAATTGTTGAGGATGAAGAAGGCCTGAGAAATAGTATCAATCAATATCTGACAGTTGAAGGAAACATTTGTGATCATGCCTCTACCTATGAACAAGGTTATCAGAAGTTATCCATTTATGATTATGATTGTATTTTACTGGACTTAACCCTACCTGACGGAGAAGGTCTTCAACTATTAAAATATCTTAAAAAAATAAATAAAGCAGACGGTGTACTGATTATTTCTGCACGCAATTCTTTAGATCAGAAAATTGAAGGATTAAGTCTTGGTGCTGATGATTACCTGATCAAACCCTTCCATTTGTCTGAGCTTTACGCCAGGGTACAATCCATAGTAAGACGCCGGCATTTCAATGGAAATAGTATACTTCATTTCAATGAGATAGAAATTGATACTACTGCTAAGGAAACGAAAGTAAACGGAAAACCTATATACCTGACCAGAAAGGAATTTGAACTCCTATTGTACTTTGTAGTCAACAAAAATAAAGTAATCTCTAAAGCCGCAGCAGTAATTCACATTTGGGGCGATGATGCTGATATGGCAGATAGTTTCGATTTCATTTATACCCACATTAAAAATGTGAGAAAAAAACTAACAGATTCAGGATGCAAAGACTATTTTCATTCGGTTTATGGAGTGGGTTACAAATTTACTGATTCATGA